The DNA window aaatatatatatgcatataattTAACTGCCTCTGCCTCTCCGAGCGTTTAGTGTGAAAAAAATTTGACAACGCTAGCCTTTCAATAACCACAAAAAACAGCTGCATGGGCAGAAAACATTtatgataaataaataaaatagataatTGAATGTTGGAAAAATAGCAAATCAACTATGCAAATCCATACTATAGAGTGATTTAACAAATTTCATTTAGATGGTTAAGCCTAAGCGATGAGTTGTGTAGTTTACGTAGTTAAATGTTGAgcattaaatttgaatttgaaaatttgaaaaatgtttgccgccatttgcataagatgcgggtattaaatgaaattaaaacacgCGGTATACACATAATATGAGAACAAATAATATACAAGTATGCAATTATAGCGAAACTAATTAAAACTAAACTGTAATGATCAGGTATTAAAGTTATGAAGTTTAATCAAAATATATTAACAAATGTGTGcatgcgagtgtgtgcgtgaaTGTGgccaatacaaacaaactcattGCAATATAGAGAATACGGTTTAAAACAGTTGGGCAAATATTGCTGCATACCTAAGAAGGCAAACTTAAATACTATAGTTATATACGGCAATGGTATTCGTATTATTATACAACTTATACACGATAAAGAACATATACCCGTGTACCCCacttatacatacatacagacCCTCATGAGGAACATGGTCGGTCGGTAGGTACTCTTCCTACAAGCCCAAACTTCGTACAATTTTACCTTTTCAACGTCTCAGTGTCTAACAAAAAGCATTAAATGTATTTCCGCAAGGGAGTTACCAATATATTGCATGTATCAGTAAAAATATGTGTCATGACACTCGATAATATGAGGAAATCGATAAATATATTGATATGCAAACGGATATAAATGGTTGTTTCATTTCTGGAATAAGTGTATGCCACCAAATTAAGATAAACAAAGCAAGAGCTGTAGTAGCAGCTATATTTCATACACTTGCTTAAATTAAAAAGATCTCGAATAACTAAAAATCTTGAAGATCTCTCAAATCGAACTTATTTATCAGTTCGTTAGTTTCAGAACAAATAATTCTCAAAGTGTCATGAAATAACGGTAGCTGTAATAGAGTGTTTAGTACGAGTAAAATGATTTGAGTTTTTTACACGTTCCTTACATATTATTTAGCGACCTCTGCCTCTGACTTATAGAACTTATATACCATAATTTACGTTGTAAGCCTTTGGAAATCCACATCGTAAGAGCTTTAAAGCTGCGCTGAACAGTGCTGACATTTGAACTTTATACTAGGCGTTTGTTAACATTTTACAATATCGCAGTTCGGGGAAACATATTTCTGACATGTTTACAACCATAAGTATGTAGAGAACACTTCATACAGAGGagcattaaaataaatgatttccATTTAACATTGGTTCAAAATTGATATCGATTCCAAGAAATCAGCTTAATATGTCATTCGATATTTTCTGTGTTACCgcttttattatattatattttacttCTAGTCTTCATGATATAGTGACACGGCGGTAAAGTCTGGACAGTCGGCTGGACACATCGGGGGGACACAAGGAGCCCAAGTTTTCCACgtccaaatttttgaaaaatgtctTGATTTGTGTTGATTAAAATCGGAATACCAAAAACACTTTGGCCACGCCCCTGCCTACACcatcaaaacaatttttacatttttgtcATTTTATTTCTCAATATCTAACGATATTTCGCTTTCGCATTTGCACTAgttgagtaacgggtatctgataggcggcgaactcgactatagcattctctcttgttttattttaaatttccgTACATGGGATTTCACTGTGTAAACAAGCGATAAATTTACTTTTTATCCTGGTTATGCTTGCCAGATGCGTCAGCTTCAGAGGTATCCTCGGGCAATGAATCCACTGACATGGAAGAGCCTTTAGACTTCGAGCTGGCATTTGATCGCGAAGAGTTTTTTGGGTACTTCACCGCTTTGGTATTGCCGGAGCATTGTAAAATGAAGCGGATCTCGTCCAGAAGTTCCGTCTTGAAGCTCACCTGCCGATGTGAAAGCGTTGATGTTAAGTAAACTCTTTACTGACGGAAGGGCGAAAGTAGCATGCGGATGAAATCTATTATAAAGCATTCATGAACAAGGCATTGTAGTAGACAACATAACGAGATTaggaaaattgaaatattaagGACGACACAAATGAAAAGGTGGTGAATGTATTTATGGCTCCGAGCTGTCGTTCTGGGAATCTAATGAAACGAATCCGTTAGGGCGACCTTTTCTCCGCCACTTTTAGTCACGAAACATTGGAATATATTTATAGGTCTCCATCCGCGTTACCTTGTTCTCCCGCGCTCTCAAGTAGACGCTCACCACGCAGTTGACCAGGCCATAAATACTACCAAAACAGCTGCCCACAAACATGACGAGGTAGACGCCGCCCAAATTGGCAAATCCCAGCGAGGAGGCATCCGAGTCTGGGGCTTCCTGTGGGTTTTTCGGAGGATGTCGGAGATGTAAAAGTTTTCAAGTGTGTGTGCAATAAAGGCAGGTCAGCTAATCGGATCGTGAGGCGGGGTATTCTCGAAGCTGGAATATATCCTGCGGATACCTGGTTCTCATCGCTGCGCTCCTTAACGCCCAGCACCATCTCGAGCAAGGAGACAAAGATGCCAAAGAAGGAGCCGACTCCCATCACCAGGAAAACACCGCCCAGGTTACTAATCTCCAGGGCCACGGCGCCAGAGTCCTCGTCCGAGTTctgcacacacccacacatgcACGAGCTGCCAGAGATTGAGATTAGGCTGGTCACTTACCGAACAAGCTCCCCCGCCGCGCTTTTCCTGCCACCACTTGGTCTTCATCTTGGTCAGCAGTCCCTGCTCCTGCATCTCGAGAACAGCCTGGCTCAACGTGTCCCTGTACGGCCAGTCTGAAAAGACAGATCCTGGTCAGGATGTGGTCCGATATCACCTACACTCTCAGCTATCTACTCTTTCGCATGGCTATCCCGTATCCCTTCTCGTCCAGCAATGCTCCCACCTGAGTGAGCGTGCACCGGCGCTCTGTGATATACTCAATGGTGGTCGACTCCATGAGAAATGCGTAGTTGGAGTTCTCAACGCGATCAACTCCCTCCTGGTTGGTGTTGGTCATGTACTGGGGATTATCCCTCATGAACTCGTACATCCGCTGGTAGGTGGGATAGTTTGATTCCTGAAGGAACAGTTGGGATATGAGATAAAGACATTCAGAGATAACATAGCTTACCTTAAAGAAGTTAAAGGTAGCTCCCCCAATTTTGGCCCCATAGTTTACACCGCCCTTGTTCTTCGATAAGTCATCCGCATCATTGATGGGCGTTACCAAAGACTCGACAGTGAGGAAAGCCGCCAGATTAGCAGTGTAAGAGGAGACCAGAATCAATGTGAAGAACCACCAGGAAGCGGCCACGGCCCGAGTGGAGTAAGCccttaaacaaaatataaccTTTAGCGCACTAACTATAAAAtaatccataaataaatatatcttACTTCGGAGCCAGTTCAGATCCCTGCTGAAGTAGAGCACCTATGGAGAACCACAGACAGTTGGCGAAACTGAACTGATTCTCCAATTCCGTTGGCTCCTCAATGCAGGGATACGGATTGTCCCACTCCTCCGGAGAAAGCCGTCCCAGCACGAACATGCTGATGGATACGCCCATGTAGGCCAGACCCAACCAGAGCCAGACCTCTCCTGAAAACGGGGACATGAAGGAGAACAGCTTCGGTGGCTCCTTCATCGGTTTGCGAAAGAGGATGCCGATTCCTGGAATTGTTTCGTGATTAAAATTGCTAATGCTTTCCGCAAACTATTATAAgtgaataaatatttcaaatatttgtttatattaatatatattgtatTGAGCACTTTGATTGCAGAATGAAATATATGTGACCTTACCCAGACTCATAAAGGGTATGGTGAAGTCGACGCCACTTTCTCGTTCAGATGTCATGGTCAGATCCGTAATGCCCATGTCAGCGCGctaattaaatatgaaatattattgtttGGCCTCTGTGTATCCACGAGCTCatgaatttattaataaaaatgtaaatgcatttgtaaatattgcgcatacgcccgGTTGGGCATTGTAATTGGACTATGTTTAAAATATGGATTTTAATTTGCCAAGCGCGCAAATTCATTGAAGAAAAGTCTAATGAAGtctatgaaatattaaatttaattgcacgCCAACGTACAATCCGGTTCATTATCTTTAGCTAATTTAGCATTTAACTAGCAATGAGCTGATAAATGTTCTAAgaaattctaattaaatgaGTTTCAATTATCAGGAATTGTTTGCCGTTTACAAATAGACCCAGGTTAGATTCTTGGAGTGATTAGATTGGTTTCCTATAAATGACACTTCCCGTGAAATCAACTGTCAGTTTCCGACATTCAATCAAGCTATGAGGCTTTATATTGGCAGCTTGCTAATATGCGTGCTCTTAGGCATAGTTCCTTTCGCAACTGCTAACACAAACAGATCAGGTTATGAGGAACACAGGAATTATTTGCTTAACATCTTTCACAATCCACTTGTGAATGACTCCAttaaggaaaaaaatattccgGAGCTAATCGCTTTTTATCAACGATATCCTACAGACATTCCTCTATCTGATGCAGATAGGCAACAATTTGAAAGGTTTATTCATGACTACAGAGAATACCGGGAAGTTTTGGTTGATGGTGTACCACCTCAAGGAGGATCATTTGGAAACATATTCGGACACTTCCTAGGCAGAGTCGGAACCCGGTATATTTCGTCTCTGTTTAATAAGAAAAGGGAGGAAGGGCAATCCAACCATGCCAACAGTCCCACTACATCGCCTTCAAGGATTCAAAAGATGACTAAATAATCGAGACCTATAACCAATCTTGCCTTTTGTACTTTCGTGCAAGTTTGGAATCAGAtgtaatttgtttattgtttgaaaaactataaaaaccAATCTATAAATAAACTAATCAATACCACTCATGTGGTTATAGCATTCTAAACGTTTAGACTAAAGAATGCTCATTTGGTTGCTTAACATCTTGCTAAATTACACATAAATTCATCATTTAATAAAGGTTGCTAATAAGCGGAACTAATATACCTATCATGCTGCCCAAATGCGAAGAATACAATGTCGGAATATCAGATTAATCGCTTAACTATAAACCCTATTAATTTAAGGCAATTGAGGCCGCAGGCACTCTGAAATAGTCTGCCATTTATGACGGCATTAACGCTTACGTTAACGATGATGGCAGCATTTATGGCTATTCAATGCAAATCAATAACCACGCAGGACGAGCATGGGATAAGCTAACTGATTTAAATGGCCGCAGAGCAACGGATGCGGACTAGATTTATGTGCCTCCAGGACTTCACGACCTTCGCCAGAACTCACACTGTCAATTATCTCACGCAACATGCCATTCCATTCGCCTGTTTTGGGATCGATTCCTCCATACTTGTTGTCCTCCTGGAGGCGCCACGTGTAGGAGAATCCCAGCTTCTTGGACAGCTCGTCAATTAGTTCGATGCCGAAGCCCTCAAACTGATCGTTGCCCTCCAGCTTCTCGGAGGTCTCCTTTAGCATGCCATAGGGTTCACTCTGCAATATCGAAGGAAAGTCAAGGTCAGCTAGGTCCTAGACTCTTACCCAGACCCACTACTCACAATAGCCGTGATGACGACGAAGCTTTTGTTCACCAGCGAACGCATATCCGGCTCCAAGGAGTGCGCCGGGGCAGGGCGATTCTCTTGGAAGCCATCCTCGCCGCTCCATTGCCCGATTTTCTGCATCCCCGAAACGGCCAGCTCGATGACTTCCAGCTCGAAATCCGTGCGGAGTCCCTCGTAGTCAAACCGAATGGGTCCCGTGAGGCCATTCAGCGTTAGCTGCGGACCGAGACTCGTTGCATGAGTTATTCAGAATCAGAAAGTTTTTCGTACAGAGGAAAAAAATGTACAGCAGAAAtagaaagcaaaaaaaaagtatgtGTATGAAAGTTAAGTTGAAAATGTATAAGACACTGGTAGTATGTTAACTCTCTTTAATATCTTAATAAAAACCTTGTTCTAAAActtattaaattgtattaaatgtACACAACCAACTTAGAAATCTTATTTGGATGAAGTGAGTCAAATAAAAAAgttcatttatatatttaaaatctggTGCTTGCTCTCTTGGATTGTTATGCCACTTTAAGTAGCCCACGGTGCCCCAAACTCACCGACTTCATGTAGTTGACGAGAGTGTAGCCCTTGTCCCAGGCACTGTCATCGTTACAACTGAGGGCCACGGGCCGGAAGTTCACATGCTTGTAGGTCTCGGCCAGAAGCTGGACGCCATCGTAGACCAGGGCCATGCTGTTGGTCAGGGGGCAGGACACTGTGGAGGAGAGGTCATAAGGGCTAACGTCATTTATCATTTTCAGCAGCGTTGGGGGCCATGAATGTGcaattcaattatttaaattcagCCAAGCGAATGGATTTCggatttgcataaattgtcTAGATCCCAGTGGCACGACACTTTCAGGTGGGGCTGTCATTCCAATTTGATTTACCGTTCTGGAAGGGTTCCTCGCTCTCGTAGAGCGCCTTGGCCACCTCCTGCACCTGTTCGCTATCCGGAGAGACGAGGCGCAGACCCGTGATGTTGGTTCCGGAGTGTTGGTACGGCTCCAGGTCCATGGTGTGCCAGTCCAGGTTGCCGATAATATAGCGGTAGTCGCTGGTCACCAGACCCACCTGCTGGGCTTGCTTGAAGAACTCTGGCAGAGTGGCCATGGATCCGACAACCACGAACGAGAAATCATccgcattgcgtatacgccgcagTACATTCCGGTAGTTCCCGTTCAGATCCAGCTCATAGCGACGGACCGTGACCGTGGGACCAGCGGTGCCGTACATCTGCAGCAGCTCCCGCACGGTGGGCAAGTACTCGCCCGACTCGTAGATGATGGTGAAGCTCTCCCAGCCCAGGGCCACCACCATGTCCCGCAGGGCCACGCCTAGCGTGGCTGGATGTGGGTGCAGATTGATGGTCGGCAGCTGGGCCCCAAAGTCCCAGCGCGTGTCCAAAAAGGGCAGCTCCTTGGCGTCGCAGATGCTCATCGCGTGACGAGCGGCCAGATTCGAGGTGGGTCCGAAAACTGCCACCAGATTTTGCTGTGCGTGAGTGGcaaataatgattttaataaacGCATATCCCTAGGTACTGCTTAGGCAAGTGTTTCTAGTTTTAAACTATGAGCTACGAACTATACCCTTAGCATTttgcagagcttcttggagGTCTCGAAGGAGTTTCCCGGCTCAATGGAGACGGACACGCCGTGCAGCTGCAGATCTTCATTCTCCTCATTCGCCTTGCTGATGGCCAGGTGGAAGATCTTCTCGAGATCCGGATCGGTGTTCTCGTAGACGAGACCTGCAATCGAAAGGTATTTCCGAGAGAGTGACACTG is part of the Drosophila sechellia strain sech25 chromosome 3R, ASM438219v1, whole genome shotgun sequence genome and encodes:
- the LOC6620083 gene encoding glutamate receptor ionotropic, kainate 3 isoform X1; this translates as MWFVKMISTEASFPLGFILTSLLLAFPSCRGERTNVGLVYENTDPDLEKIFHLAISKANEENEDLQLHGVSVSIEPGNSFETSKKLCKMLRQNLVAVFGPTSNLAARHAMSICDAKELPFLDTRWDFGAQLPTINLHPHPATLGVALRDMVVALGWESFTIIYESGEYLPTVRELLQMYGTAGPTVTVRRYELDLNGNYRNVLRRIRNADDFSFVVVGSMATLPEFFKQAQQVGLVTSDYRYIIGNLDWHTMDLEPYQHSGTNITGLRLVSPDSEQVQEVAKALYESEEPFQNVSCPLTNSMALVYDGVQLLAETYKHVNFRPVALSCNDDSAWDKGYTLVNYMKSLTLNGLTGPIRFDYEGLRTDFELEVIELAVSGMQKIGQWSGEDGFQENRPAPAHSLEPDMRSLVNKSFVVITAISEPYGMLKETSEKLEGNDQFEGFGIELIDELSKKLGFSYTWRLQEDNKYGGIDPKTGEWNGMLREIIDSRADMGITDLTMTSERESGVDFTIPFMSLGIGILFRKPMKEPPKLFSFMSPFSGEVWLWLGLAYMGVSISMFVLGRLSPEEWDNPYPCIEEPTELENQFSFANCLWFSIGALLQQGSELAPKAYSTRAVAASWWFFTLILVSSYTANLAAFLTVESLVTPINDADDLSKNKGGVNYGAKIGGATFNFFKESNYPTYQRMYEFMRDNPQYMTNTNQEGVDRVENSNYAFLMESTTIEYITERRCTLTQVGALLDEKGYGIAMRKNWPYRDTLSQAVLEMQEQGLLTKMKTKWWQEKRGGGACSNSDEDSGAVALEISNLGGVFLVMGVGSFFGIFVSLLEMVLGVKERSDENQVSFKTELLDEIRFILQCSGNTKAVKYPKNSSRSNASSKSKGSSMSVDSLPEDTSEADASGKHNQDKK
- the LOC6620083 gene encoding glutamate receptor ionotropic, kainate 3 isoform X2: MWFVKMISTEASFPLGFILTSLLLAFPSCRGERTNVGLVYENTDPDLEKIFHLAISKANEENEDLQLHGVSVSIEPGNSFETSKKLCKMLRQNLVAVFGPTSNLAARHAMSICDAKELPFLDTRWDFGAQLPTINLHPHPATLGVALRDMVVALGWESFTIIYESGEYLPTVRELLQMYGTAGPTVTVRRYELDLNGNYRNVLRRIRNADDFSFVVVGSMATLPEFFKQAQQVGLVTSDYRYIIGNLDWHTMDLEPYQHSGTNITGLRLVSPDSEQVQEVAKALYESEEPFQNVSCPLTNSMALVYDGVQLLAETYKHVNFRPVALSCNDDSAWDKGYTLVNYMKSLTLNGLTGPIRFDYEGLRTDFELEVIELAVSGMQKIGQWSGEDGFQENRPAPAHSLEPDMRSLVNKSFVVITAISEPYGMLKETSEKLEGNDQFEGFGIELIDELSKKLGFSYTWRLQEDNKYGGIDPKTGEWNGMLREIIDSRADMGITDLTMTSERESGVDFTIPFMSLGIGILFRKPMKEPPKLFSFMSPFSGEVWLWLGLAYMGVSISMFVLGRLSPEEWDNPYPCIEEPTELENQFSFANCLWFSIGALLQQGSELAPKAYSTRAVAASWWFFTLILVSSYTANLAAFLTVESLVTPINDADDLSKNKGGVNYGAKIGGATFNFFKESNYPTYQRMYEFMRDNPQYMTNTNQEGVDRVENSNYAFLMESTTIEYITERRCTLTQVGALLDEKGYGIAMRKNWPYRDTLSQAVLEMQEQGLLTKMKTKWWQEKRGGGACSEAPDSDASSLGFANLGGVYLVMFVGSCFGSIYGLVNCVVSVYLRARENKVSFKTELLDEIRFILQCSGNTKAVKYPKNSSRSNASSKSKGSSMSVDSLPEDTSEADASGKHNQDKK
- the LOC6619300 gene encoding protein Turandot X1/X2 produces the protein MRLYIGSLLICVLLGIVPFATANTNRSGYEEHRNYLLNIFHNPLVNDSIKEKNIPELIAFYQRYPTDIPLSDADRQQFERFIHDYREYREVLVDGVPPQGGSFGNIFGHFLGRVGTRYISSLFNKKREEGQSNHANSPTTSPSRIQKMTK